The DNA window AGTATATTTATATTTTATAAGAATTTAATCCTCATAAATTAATATGTCTCCTGGTTGGCAACCTAGATACTTACAAATTGCTTCTAGAGTAGAAAATCTAATAGCTTTTGCTTTTTCGTTTTTTAATATTGATAAGTTTTGCTCTGTAATTCCAATAGCTTTTGCTAAATCTTTAGATTTAATTTGTTTATCAAGCATTATTCTTGCTAAGTCAATTCTTATAGACATCTAAATATCCTTAAATTGTTAAATCATTTTCTTCAGCAAGTTCATGAGCTTTTTGCATAACTTTTGATATTGTTATAATCACTCCCCCACATAATAATGCTAGAATTTCGTTAGTACCAATTGATACACTTACGAAACGTTCACCTACAG is part of the Francisella salimarina genome and encodes:
- a CDS encoding helix-turn-helix domain-containing protein — protein: MSIRIDLARIMLDKQIKSKDLAKAIGITEQNLSILKNEKAKAIRFSTLEAICKYLGCQPGDILIYED